In a single window of the Aquarana catesbeiana isolate 2022-GZ linkage group LG13, ASM4218655v1, whole genome shotgun sequence genome:
- the LOC141116593 gene encoding olfactory receptor 10A7-like, producing the protein MVQEFILIAFSGLQQLQLLLFFLVLVAYIICVTGNITIIVLVRIEPLLQTPMYFFISTFSVLEIMFVTVTIPKLLDNLISGNKRISFIECFTQMFIFNSLGATECYLLLVMAFDRDLAINSPLRYSAIMRKDICTQLAVAPWIVGLSLSFLTLIYTAQLKFCGPNQINHFICDVAPLQNLSCSDPSMSKLNTIMVAILAIIFPVLIIIAFYVHIISAILKIKGNKSKQKAFSTCSSHLIVTSLFFGAALVVYIRPTGSQNDKFLALIYMVLTPLLNPFIYTLKNSDVKMAITNLVLKKINVLCDL; encoded by the coding sequence ATGGTGCAAGAATTTATTTTAATTGCATTCTCTGGTTTACAACAGCTCCAGTTACTGCTGTTCTTCCTTGTTTTAGTAGCATACATCATCTGTGTTACAGGAAATATCACCATCATTGTCTTAGTTAGGATTGAACCCTTGCTTCAAACTCCAATGTATTTTTTCATAAGTACATTTTCTGTTCTTGAAATTATGTTTGTGACGGTTACTATACCTAAGCTTCTGGATAATTTAATTTCAGGAAATAAGAGGATATCTTTCATTGAATGTTTCACACAGATGTTTATTTTCAATAGTTTGGGTGCAACAGAATGTTATTTGTTATTGGTCATGGCCTTTGATAGGGACTTGGCCATTAACAGTCCTTTACGCTATTCTGCTATTATGAGGAAGGATATTTGTACTCAATTAGCTGTGGCACCATGGATTGTTGGTCTTTCTTTGTCTTTTTTGACTCTAATTTATACAGCCCAATTGAAATTCTGTGGGCCCAATCAGATAAATCATTTCATCTGTGATGTGGCTCCACTTCAGAATTTGTCTTGCTCTGATCCTTCCATGAGCAAATTAAACACAATAATGGTCGCTATTCTTGCCATAATTTTTCCAGTATTAATTATCATAGCTTTCTACGTTCACATCATTAGCGCCATCCTCAAAATCAAAGGCAATAAAAGCAAACAAAAAGCCTTCTCTACCTGTTCCTCTCACCTTATTGTGACCAGTCTCTTCTTTGGAGCAGCTCTTGTTGTGTACATTAGACCTACTGGGAGCCAAAATGACAAATTTCTTGCTCTTATATACATGGTTCTCACGCCACTCTTAAATCCATTCATTTATACTTTGAAGAACAGTGATGTAAAGATGGCAATAACAAATTTAGTCTTAAAGAAAATAAATGTATTATGTGACCTGTAA